The following proteins are encoded in a genomic region of Streptomyces sp. SLBN-31:
- a CDS encoding ABC transporter permease, which translates to MPEQPYEQEGAIAGTGMGGAMDLAASEATTLEKTPGGPDGTGPAGKPRSLWSDAWRDLRRNPVFIIAGVAILFLVFISLWPSAITWMSPLKCDLAKAQQGSQSGHPFGFDGQGCDVYTRTVYGTRTSVTVGVCATLGVAILGSALGGLAGYFGGAWDSFLSRVTDIFFAIPVVLGGLVLLSVVTSNTVWPVVGFIVLLGWPQIARIGRGSVITAKQNDYVHAARSLGASNSRILLRHIAPNAVAPVIVVVTIALGTYIALEATLSFLGVGLKPPNVSWGIDISAASPYIRNAPHMLLWPAGALAITVLAFIMLGDAVRDALDPKLR; encoded by the coding sequence ATGCCTGAGCAGCCGTACGAACAGGAGGGCGCCATCGCCGGCACCGGAATGGGCGGCGCGATGGACCTCGCGGCGAGCGAGGCGACGACGCTCGAGAAGACGCCGGGCGGACCGGATGGCACCGGCCCGGCCGGCAAACCCCGCTCGCTGTGGTCCGACGCCTGGCGCGACCTGCGCCGCAACCCCGTCTTCATCATCGCGGGTGTCGCCATCCTCTTCCTGGTCTTCATCTCGCTGTGGCCCTCGGCCATCACCTGGATGAGCCCCCTCAAGTGCGACCTGGCCAAGGCCCAGCAGGGCTCCCAGTCCGGCCACCCCTTCGGCTTCGACGGCCAGGGCTGCGACGTCTACACACGCACCGTCTACGGCACCCGTACGTCCGTCACGGTCGGCGTCTGCGCCACGCTCGGGGTCGCGATCCTCGGCTCGGCACTCGGCGGCCTCGCGGGCTACTTCGGCGGCGCGTGGGACTCGTTCCTCTCCCGCGTCACCGACATCTTCTTCGCGATCCCGGTCGTGCTGGGCGGCCTGGTCCTGCTGTCGGTGGTGACCAGCAACACCGTGTGGCCGGTCGTCGGTTTCATCGTGCTGCTGGGCTGGCCACAGATCGCCCGCATCGGCCGCGGCTCCGTCATCACCGCCAAGCAGAACGACTACGTCCACGCCGCCCGCTCCCTGGGCGCCTCCAACTCCCGCATCCTGCTCAGGCACATCGCGCCCAACGCGGTCGCCCCGGTGATCGTCGTCGTCACCATCGCGCTCGGCACCTACATCGCCCTGGAAGCCACCCTGTCCTTCCTCGGCGTCGGCCTGAAACCCCCGAACGTCAGCTGGGGCATCGACATCTCCGCCGCCTCCCCCTACATCCGCAACGCCCCGCACATGCTCCTGTGGCCGGCCGGCGCCCTCGCCATCACCGTCCTCGCCTTCATCATGCTCGGCGACGCGGTCCGCGACGCCCTCGACCCGAAGCTGAGGTGA
- a CDS encoding ABC transporter ATP-binding protein, which yields MLLEVRDLHVEFRTRDGVAKAVNGVDYSVDAGQTLAVLGESGSGKSVTAQAVMGILDIPPGRITGGEILFQGRDLLRLKEEERRKVRGAEMAMIFQDALSSLNPVLTVGDQLGEMFVVHRGMSRKDARAQAVELMDRVRIPAAAARVGDYPHQFSGGMRQRIMIAMALALEPALIIADEPTTALDVTVQAQVMDLLADLQREYNMGLILITHDLGVVADVADKIAVMYAGRIVESAPVHDIYKAPAHPYTRGLLDSIPRLDQKGQELYAIKGLPPNLMHIPPGCAFNPRCPMAQDVCRTDEPPLFEVDEDRGSACHFWRECLDG from the coding sequence ATGCTGCTCGAAGTGCGTGACCTGCACGTGGAGTTCCGGACCCGGGACGGGGTCGCCAAGGCCGTCAACGGGGTCGACTACAGCGTGGACGCGGGTCAGACGCTCGCCGTGCTCGGGGAGTCCGGGTCCGGCAAGTCGGTCACCGCGCAGGCCGTGATGGGCATCCTCGACATCCCGCCCGGGAGGATCACCGGCGGCGAGATCCTCTTCCAGGGCCGGGACCTGCTGAGGCTCAAGGAGGAGGAGCGCAGGAAGGTCCGCGGCGCCGAGATGGCGATGATCTTCCAGGACGCCCTGTCGTCCCTGAACCCCGTTCTGACCGTGGGCGACCAGCTCGGCGAGATGTTCGTCGTGCACCGCGGGATGTCCAGGAAGGACGCGCGCGCCCAGGCCGTCGAGCTGATGGACCGGGTCCGCATCCCGGCCGCGGCGGCCCGGGTCGGGGACTATCCGCACCAGTTCTCCGGCGGTATGCGCCAGCGCATCATGATCGCCATGGCGCTGGCCCTGGAGCCGGCTCTCATCATCGCCGACGAGCCCACCACCGCCCTCGACGTCACCGTCCAGGCCCAGGTCATGGACCTGCTCGCGGATCTGCAGCGCGAGTACAACATGGGGCTGATTCTCATCACCCACGACCTCGGCGTGGTCGCCGACGTCGCGGACAAGATCGCCGTGATGTACGCGGGCCGGATCGTCGAGTCGGCGCCGGTGCACGACATCTACAAGGCTCCCGCCCATCCCTACACGCGCGGACTCCTCGACTCCATCCCGCGTCTGGACCAGAAGGGCCAGGAGCTGTACGCGATCAAGGGTCTGCCGCCCAACCTGATGCACATCCCGCCGGGTTGCGCCTTCAACCCGCGCTGCCCGATGGCCCAGGACGTGTGCCGCACCGACGAGCCGCCGCTGTTCGAGGTCGACGAGGACCGGGGCAGTGCCTGCCACTTCTGGAGGGAGTGCCTCGATGGCTGA
- a CDS encoding ABC transporter ATP-binding protein gives MAERAEPILEVSGLVKHYPLTRGIVIRKQVGAVKAVDGVDFTLHKGETLGIVGESGCGKSTVAKMLVNLERPTQGLIRYKGEDIGKLSARALKSVRRNIQMVFQDPYTSLNPRMTVGDIIGEPYEIHPEVAPKGDRRKKVQELLDVVGLNPEYINRYPHQFSGGQRQRIGIARGLALRPEVIVADEPVSALDVSVQAQVVNLLDRLQSEFELSYVFIAHDLSIVRHISDRVGVMYLGRIVEIGRDEEIYDHPTHPYTQALLSAVPVPDPEAREHRERIILTGDVPSPTNIPSGCRFRTRCWKARERCGLEVPALAVPAEFRHTGGPAAHASACHFAETLTMRRSAPGQVVPPEEAQSNGPG, from the coding sequence ATGGCTGAACGGGCCGAGCCGATCCTCGAAGTGAGCGGACTGGTCAAGCACTATCCGTTGACCCGGGGCATCGTGATCAGGAAACAGGTCGGTGCCGTCAAGGCGGTCGACGGCGTGGACTTCACGCTCCACAAGGGCGAGACCCTCGGCATCGTCGGGGAGTCCGGCTGCGGCAAGTCGACCGTCGCCAAGATGCTCGTCAACCTCGAGCGGCCGACCCAGGGACTGATCAGGTACAAGGGCGAGGACATCGGCAAGCTGTCCGCCAGGGCCCTGAAGTCCGTCCGCCGCAACATCCAGATGGTGTTCCAGGACCCCTACACCTCGCTCAACCCCCGTATGACGGTGGGCGACATCATCGGCGAGCCGTACGAGATCCACCCCGAGGTGGCCCCCAAGGGCGACCGGCGCAAGAAGGTCCAGGAGCTGCTCGACGTCGTCGGCCTCAACCCCGAGTACATCAACCGCTATCCGCACCAGTTCTCCGGCGGCCAGCGCCAGCGCATCGGCATCGCGCGCGGGCTGGCGCTGCGCCCGGAGGTCATCGTCGCCGACGAGCCGGTCTCCGCGCTCGACGTCTCCGTGCAGGCCCAGGTGGTCAACCTCCTCGACCGGCTGCAGAGCGAGTTCGAGCTCAGTTACGTCTTCATCGCGCACGACCTGTCGATCGTCCGGCACATCTCCGACCGGGTGGGCGTGATGTACCTCGGGCGGATCGTGGAGATCGGCAGGGACGAGGAGATCTACGACCACCCCACGCACCCGTACACCCAGGCGCTGCTCTCCGCCGTCCCCGTGCCCGACCCGGAGGCGCGCGAACACCGGGAGCGCATCATCCTCACCGGCGACGTCCCCTCCCCGACGAACATCCCTTCCGGCTGCCGCTTCCGCACCCGCTGCTGGAAGGCGCGGGAGCGGTGCGGGCTGGAGGTGCCGGCGCTGGCGGTGCCGGCGGAGTTCAGGCACACGGGCGGCCCGGCCGCCCACGCCTCCGCCTGTCACTTCGCCGAGACGCTGACGATGAGGCGCTCCGCGCCGGGGCAGGTGGTCCCGCCCGAGGAGGCGCAAAGCAACGGACCGGGGTGA
- a CDS encoding S9 family peptidase has translation MTTRSDSFPRRHARTQRFTLGAPRAFTVAPDGARVVFLRSTSGTDRASSLWVLDGSGGGERVAADPRALLGGDHEKLSAEERARRERSRESGAGIVGYATDAAVELASFALSGRLFTAELRAGTARELPAPGPVIDPRPSPDGRFVAYVARGALRVVGAEGEGGRALAEPESENVTYGLAEFVAAEEMGRSRGFWWSPESDRLLVARVDDTPVRRWWISDPAHPERDPQHVPYPAAGTDNADVRLFVIGLDGSRTEVVWDWARYPYLAHVHWSEAGAPLLLVQARDQRSQLYLAVDPGTGATRLVHADEDPVWLDLFPGVPCWSPSGQLVRIADEGGARVLAVGERPLTGPQLHVRAVLDVTAEDVLVSASAGAEAPEGAAEVGEVHVYRVNELGVERLSQEPGVHSAVRAGGVTVLASSALDRPGARVRVLRGDKHMATITSYAEDPGMSPRVRLTEGGARRIPCAVLLPRDHDGETPLPVLMDPYGGPHGPRVVAAHNAHLTSQWFADQGFAVVVADGRGTPGRSPAWEKAVHGDFTVSLDDQVEALQALAKTFPLDLSRVAVRGWSFGGWLAGLSVLRRPDVFHAGIAGAPVTDWRLYDTHYTERYLGDPAASPEAYANSSLVTDDGLSAPAEPHRPLMIVHGLADDNVVVAHALRLSSALLAAGRPHEVLPLSGVTHMTPQEQVAENLLLLQVDFLKRSLGLAHPHKSA, from the coding sequence ATGACGACGAGGTCCGACTCCTTCCCCCGCCGGCACGCGCGCACCCAGCGTTTCACCCTCGGCGCGCCGCGGGCTTTCACGGTGGCGCCCGACGGCGCCCGTGTCGTGTTCCTGCGCTCCACCTCCGGTACGGACAGGGCGAGTTCCCTGTGGGTGCTGGACGGGTCGGGGGGCGGGGAGCGCGTCGCGGCCGATCCGCGCGCCCTGCTCGGAGGAGATCACGAGAAGCTGTCCGCCGAGGAGCGGGCACGCCGCGAGCGCAGCCGCGAGAGCGGTGCGGGCATCGTCGGCTATGCCACCGACGCGGCCGTGGAGTTGGCCTCTTTCGCGTTGTCAGGGCGGCTTTTCACGGCCGAGCTGAGGGCCGGCACCGCACGTGAACTGCCCGCGCCAGGACCGGTGATCGACCCGCGCCCCTCCCCCGACGGCCGGTTCGTCGCGTACGTCGCCCGGGGCGCCCTGCGGGTCGTGGGCGCCGAGGGCGAGGGCGGACGGGCGCTCGCGGAGCCGGAGTCGGAGAACGTCACCTACGGTCTCGCCGAGTTCGTCGCGGCCGAGGAGATGGGCCGTTCGCGGGGCTTCTGGTGGTCGCCGGAGTCGGACCGGCTGCTGGTGGCGCGCGTGGACGACACGCCGGTGCGGCGCTGGTGGATCTCCGACCCCGCCCATCCGGAACGTGATCCACAGCACGTCCCCTATCCGGCGGCGGGCACCGACAACGCGGACGTACGGCTGTTCGTGATCGGCCTGGACGGGTCGCGCACGGAGGTCGTCTGGGACTGGGCGCGCTATCCGTACCTGGCGCATGTCCACTGGTCAGAGGCGGGGGCACCCCTGCTGCTCGTACAGGCGCGCGACCAGCGGAGTCAGCTCTACCTGGCCGTGGACCCGGGCACCGGGGCGACCCGGCTGGTGCACGCGGACGAAGATCCAGTTTGGCTGGATCTTTTCCCCGGGGTGCCCTGCTGGAGTCCCTCGGGGCAGCTCGTGCGGATCGCCGACGAGGGCGGCGCGCGCGTGCTCGCGGTGGGTGAACGCCCGCTGACGGGACCGCAGTTGCACGTCCGGGCGGTCCTGGACGTAACGGCCGAGGACGTGCTGGTCTCGGCCTCGGCCGGCGCGGAGGCCCCCGAGGGCGCCGCCGAGGTCGGCGAGGTGCACGTCTATCGCGTCAACGAACTCGGTGTGGAGCGCCTTTCGCAGGAACCCGGCGTGCACTCCGCGGTGCGCGCCGGGGGCGTGACCGTGCTGGCGTCGTCCGCACTGGACCGGCCGGGCGCCCGCGTGCGGGTGCTGCGCGGCGACAAGCACATGGCGACGATCACCTCGTACGCGGAAGATCCCGGTATGTCCCCGCGCGTGAGGCTCACCGAGGGGGGCGCACGGCGCATCCCGTGCGCCGTCCTGCTCCCCCGTGATCACGACGGTGAGACCCCCCTGCCGGTCCTCATGGATCCGTACGGCGGTCCGCACGGACCCCGCGTGGTCGCCGCGCACAACGCCCATCTCACCTCGCAGTGGTTCGCCGACCAGGGCTTCGCGGTGGTCGTCGCCGACGGGCGGGGCACCCCGGGCCGCTCCCCCGCCTGGGAGAAGGCCGTCCACGGCGACTTCACCGTCTCCCTGGACGACCAGGTGGAGGCACTGCAGGCCCTCGCGAAGACCTTCCCGCTGGACCTTTCCCGGGTGGCCGTCCGCGGCTGGTCCTTCGGCGGCTGGCTGGCGGGCCTGTCGGTGCTGCGCCGGCCGGACGTCTTCCACGCGGGCATCGCCGGCGCCCCGGTCACCGACTGGCGGCTGTACGACACGCACTACACGGAGCGGTACCTGGGCGACCCGGCGGCGAGCCCGGAGGCGTACGCGAACAGCTCGCTGGTCACCGACGACGGCCTGTCGGCGCCCGCCGAACCGCACCGCCCGCTGATGATCGTCCACGGCCTGGCGGACGACAACGTGGTCGTCGCGCACGCCCTGCGCCTGTCCTCCGCACTGCTGGCCGCGGGCCGTCCGCACGAGGTGCTGCCGCTGTCCGGCGTGACGCACATGACCCCGCAGGAACAGGTCGCGGAGAACCTGCTGCTGCTCCAGGTCGACTTCCTCAAGCGGTCACTGGGGCTTGCGCATCCGCACAAATCCGCATGA
- the mshB gene encoding N-acetyl-1-D-myo-inositol-2-amino-2-deoxy-alpha-D-glucopyranoside deacetylase, which produces MTESPARRLLLVHAHPDDESINNGATMARYAAEGARVTLVTCTLGERGEVIPPELRHLTGAALGEHRLAELTAAMGELGVEDFRLLGGPGRYGDSGMMGIADNDDPACFWQADVDEAAALLAEVILEVRPQVLVTYDENGGYGHPDHIQTHRVAMRATELAAAQGWDIPKVYWNRVPRSVAEEAFARLAGELSGTPFSKAAAVDDVPGVVADDRVTAEIDGTAYAVAKAAAMRAHVTQIDVAPPYFALSNELAQPLFTTEYYELVRGKAAAHWENDLFAGLGPGKEES; this is translated from the coding sequence ATGACGGAATCCCCCGCCCGGCGCCTCCTCCTGGTGCACGCGCACCCGGACGACGAGTCGATCAACAACGGCGCGACCATGGCCAGGTACGCGGCCGAGGGTGCCCGGGTGACCCTGGTCACCTGCACGCTCGGCGAGCGCGGCGAGGTCATCCCGCCCGAGCTGCGCCACCTCACCGGCGCGGCCCTGGGCGAGCACCGGCTGGCCGAGCTGACCGCGGCCATGGGCGAGCTGGGCGTCGAGGACTTCCGTCTGCTGGGCGGCCCGGGCCGCTACGGCGACTCGGGAATGATGGGCATCGCCGACAACGACGACCCCGCCTGCTTCTGGCAGGCCGACGTCGACGAGGCCGCCGCGCTGCTCGCCGAGGTGATCCTGGAGGTGCGCCCCCAGGTCCTCGTCACCTACGACGAGAACGGCGGCTACGGCCACCCCGATCACATCCAGACCCACCGTGTCGCCATGCGCGCCACCGAACTGGCCGCCGCGCAGGGCTGGGACATCCCCAAGGTGTACTGGAACCGGGTGCCCCGGTCGGTCGCCGAGGAGGCCTTCGCCCGGCTCGCGGGCGAGTTGTCCGGTACGCCCTTCTCCAAGGCCGCCGCCGTCGACGACGTACCGGGCGTGGTGGCCGACGACCGTGTCACCGCGGAGATCGACGGCACCGCGTACGCGGTCGCGAAGGCCGCCGCGATGCGCGCGCACGTCACGCAGATCGACGTCGCCCCGCCGTACTTCGCCCTCTCCAACGAGCTCGCGCAACCCCTCTTCACCACCGAGTACTACGAGCTGGTGCGCGGGAAGGCCGCGGCGCATTGGGAGAACGACCTGTTCGCCGGACTGGGCCCCGGCAAGGAGGAGTCATGA
- a CDS encoding DUF6113 family protein, whose translation MNDRGSALAQPLRPPSVGRVLLYLGLFLLGAVVGAAGSLVQGGWFPGGLLLALAGEAGLCLGGGWAVRGRGGAVAPAAGWIVAVILLTASRPEGDFLFGAGGGSYLFLLGGMAVAVICATIGRGWQPGGGDVRLGK comes from the coding sequence ATGAACGACCGGGGCTCCGCGCTCGCCCAGCCCCTGCGGCCCCCGTCCGTGGGGCGGGTCCTGCTGTACCTCGGCCTCTTCCTGCTCGGCGCGGTCGTCGGGGCGGCCGGTTCGCTCGTGCAGGGCGGCTGGTTCCCCGGCGGGCTGTTGCTCGCGCTCGCCGGCGAGGCAGGGCTCTGCCTCGGCGGCGGATGGGCCGTCCGCGGCCGGGGCGGGGCCGTCGCGCCGGCCGCCGGCTGGATCGTCGCCGTCATCCTGCTCACGGCCAGTCGGCCCGAGGGCGACTTCCTTTTCGGCGCGGGAGGCGGCTCGTACCTCTTCCTCCTCGGTGGCATGGCCGTTGCTGTGATCTGCGCCACCATCGGGCGGGGGTGGCAACCGGGTGGCGGTGACGTCCGACTTGGCAAGTGA
- a CDS encoding ABC transporter ATP-binding protein: MTTTAKAATGTPVVGFDQVSKTYGTVRAVDGLTLALHPGETVALLGPNGAGKSTTLDLLLGLKNADSGSVRVFGTSPREAIVAGRVGAMLQSGGLMDEVTVAELVRLGCDLHPRPYKPADVLARAGITQIADRKVNKLSGGQAQRVRFALAAAGDSDLIVLDEPTTGMDVSARQAFWATMREQADQGRTVLFATHYLEEADAIADRVLVLHRGRLLADGTAAEIKAKAGARRVSFDLEGPIDEAPLRELPFLTSLDVSGQTVRIQSADADATVHALYGLGLYPRNLEVAGLGLEQAFVAITAAEEAKQS; the protein is encoded by the coding sequence ATGACGACGACAGCGAAAGCCGCCACCGGCACCCCGGTGGTCGGCTTCGACCAGGTGAGCAAGACCTACGGGACCGTACGGGCCGTCGACGGGCTGACCCTCGCACTGCACCCCGGGGAGACGGTGGCCCTGCTCGGCCCGAACGGGGCCGGCAAGTCGACCACCCTCGACCTGCTGCTCGGCCTGAAGAACGCCGACAGCGGATCGGTGCGGGTCTTCGGCACCAGCCCGCGCGAGGCCATCGTCGCCGGACGCGTGGGCGCCATGCTGCAGAGCGGCGGGCTGATGGACGAGGTGACGGTCGCCGAACTGGTCCGGCTCGGCTGCGACCTGCACCCCAGGCCCTACAAGCCGGCCGACGTCCTCGCCCGCGCCGGCATCACCCAGATCGCCGACCGCAAGGTCAACAAGCTCTCCGGCGGCCAGGCCCAGCGCGTCCGTTTCGCCCTCGCCGCCGCCGGAGACAGCGACCTGATCGTCCTGGACGAGCCGACCACCGGCATGGACGTCTCCGCCCGCCAGGCCTTCTGGGCAACCATGCGCGAGCAGGCCGACCAGGGGCGGACCGTGCTGTTCGCGACCCACTACCTGGAGGAGGCGGACGCGATCGCCGACCGCGTGCTCGTCCTGCACCGGGGACGGCTCCTCGCGGACGGCACCGCGGCCGAGATCAAGGCGAAGGCCGGGGCGCGCAGGGTGTCGTTCGACCTGGAGGGCCCCATCGACGAGGCGCCCCTGCGCGAGCTGCCCTTCCTGACTTCCCTGGACGTCTCCGGCCAGACCGTCCGCATCCAGTCCGCCGACGCCGACGCGACCGTGCACGCCCTCTACGGCCTCGGCCTCTACCCCCGCAACCTCGAAGTCGCCGGCCTCGGCCTGGAGCAGGCCTTCGTCGCCATCACCGCGGCCGAGGAGGCCAAGCAGTCGTGA
- a CDS encoding ABC transporter permease: protein MNSLIKLELTRALRNRKFLFFSVIYPSVIFLLVSNQTGNVDGSGLSVAKYVMVSMASFGALTAVLMGNSERIAKEREGGWVRQLRLTTLPGRGYVLAKTAGAAVISLPSIVVVFLVAAAVKDVRLDAWQWFALTGAIWAGSLVFAALGVAIGYLASGDAVRPITMIVYFGLSILGGLWMPSSTFPDWLQDIAKWLPTHAYAALGRAIEQSRAPHAQDIAILVAFFLLFAGGAAWLYRKDTLKA from the coding sequence GTGAACAGTCTCATCAAGCTGGAACTCACCCGCGCCCTGCGCAACCGCAAGTTCCTGTTCTTCTCGGTGATCTACCCCTCGGTGATCTTCCTCCTCGTCTCCAACCAGACCGGGAACGTCGACGGCTCCGGGCTGAGCGTCGCGAAGTACGTCATGGTCTCCATGGCCTCCTTCGGCGCCCTGACCGCCGTCCTGATGGGCAACAGCGAACGCATCGCCAAGGAACGGGAGGGCGGCTGGGTACGGCAGCTGCGGCTGACCACGCTGCCCGGGCGCGGATACGTCCTCGCCAAGACCGCCGGCGCCGCAGTGATCAGCCTGCCGTCGATCGTGGTCGTCTTCCTGGTCGCCGCCGCCGTGAAGGACGTACGGCTGGACGCCTGGCAGTGGTTCGCCCTCACCGGCGCCATCTGGGCCGGCAGCCTGGTCTTCGCCGCGCTCGGCGTCGCCATCGGCTACCTCGCCTCCGGGGACGCGGTCCGCCCGATCACGATGATCGTCTACTTCGGACTGTCGATCCTCGGCGGGCTGTGGATGCCCTCGTCCACGTTCCCGGACTGGCTGCAGGACATCGCCAAGTGGCTGCCCACGCACGCGTACGCTGCCCTCGGACGGGCCATCGAACAGAGCCGGGCCCCCCACGCCCAGGACATCGCCATCCTCGTCGCCTTCTTCCTACTCTTCGCGGGCGGCGCGGCCTGGCTGTACCGGAAGGACACGCTGAAGGCGTGA
- a CDS encoding sensor histidine kinase codes for MTDDGLPEELRAENAIRVGQPPRNRAEAMRKIVWILPWLIFLGSPVQDLNSGHHTPAATAAGWVALACFTGIYLTLVFRNMGRPFSGGAVGAFVVLLGALAVALTLTLGGNWIGLFVYVSVTCGATLPQRIAYWAVGANTLAMILVGLRVGEDDWSLVLVVLLLGFAMMGVKQLVRTTIELRKARATVAQLAANEERLRLARDLHDLLGHSLSLITLKSELAGRMLPDHPDKAAQQVADIEQVSRQALVDVRAAVSGYRRTRLTDELAGAQVALKAAGVIAEVPAEPDLTDVPEESESALAWALREAVTNVVRHSGAARCTVELLRRQTLDGAVLELSVEDNGSGGSGKGPGNGLTGLSERLEKVGGTLEAARVRKGFRLVARVPLGAAPAVGSGA; via the coding sequence ATGACGGACGACGGGCTGCCCGAGGAACTCCGGGCCGAGAACGCGATCCGGGTGGGGCAGCCGCCCCGCAACCGGGCCGAGGCGATGCGCAAGATCGTCTGGATCCTGCCCTGGCTGATCTTCCTCGGTTCGCCGGTGCAGGACCTGAACTCCGGCCACCACACCCCCGCCGCGACCGCGGCGGGCTGGGTGGCCCTGGCCTGCTTCACCGGCATCTACTTGACCCTGGTCTTCCGGAACATGGGCCGGCCGTTCTCCGGCGGGGCCGTGGGGGCGTTCGTCGTCCTGCTCGGCGCGCTCGCCGTGGCCCTGACCCTCACCCTCGGCGGCAACTGGATCGGGCTGTTCGTGTACGTCTCCGTCACCTGCGGCGCGACCCTGCCGCAGCGGATCGCGTACTGGGCGGTCGGGGCGAACACCCTGGCGATGATCCTGGTCGGACTGCGCGTCGGCGAGGACGACTGGAGCCTGGTCCTGGTCGTGCTGCTGCTCGGCTTCGCGATGATGGGCGTCAAGCAACTGGTGCGCACGACGATCGAGTTGCGCAAGGCACGCGCGACGGTGGCCCAGCTGGCCGCCAACGAGGAGCGGCTGCGGCTCGCCCGCGACCTGCACGACCTCCTCGGCCACTCGCTCTCCCTGATCACGCTGAAGAGCGAACTCGCCGGCCGGATGCTCCCCGACCACCCCGACAAGGCGGCCCAGCAGGTCGCCGACATCGAACAGGTCAGCAGGCAGGCCCTCGTCGACGTCAGGGCGGCCGTCTCCGGCTACCGGCGCACCCGCCTGACCGACGAACTCGCCGGCGCTCAGGTCGCCCTGAAGGCGGCCGGTGTCATCGCCGAGGTACCCGCCGAGCCAGACCTCACGGACGTCCCGGAGGAGAGCGAGTCCGCCCTCGCCTGGGCGCTGCGCGAGGCGGTCACCAACGTCGTACGGCACAGCGGCGCCGCGCGCTGCACGGTGGAGCTGCTGCGCCGCCAGACACTGGACGGCGCGGTGCTCGAACTCTCCGTGGAGGACAACGGCTCGGGCGGCTCCGGCAAGGGCCCCGGCAACGGGCTGACAGGCCTGAGCGAGCGGCTGGAGAAGGTCGGCGGCACCCTGGAGGCGGCCCGCGTCAGGAAGGGCTTCCGGCTGGTCGCCCGCGTCCCCCTGGGGGCCGCACCGGCCGTAGGATCCGGTGCATGA
- a CDS encoding DNA-binding response regulator, with protein MSPTIKVLLAEDQSMVREALAALLGLEADIEVVAQVARGDEVLAAVREHEVDVALLDIEMPGCTGIEAAAQVHKALPAVKLVVLTTFGRPGYLRTAMEAGADAFLVKDAPAAQLAQAVRKVLAGERVIDPTLAAAALAEGANPLTDREREVLRAAADGSTNAELAATLHLSQGTVRNYLSTAIQKLAVRNRAEAVRIAREKGWL; from the coding sequence ATGAGCCCTACGATCAAGGTGCTGCTCGCCGAGGACCAGTCGATGGTCCGCGAGGCCCTGGCCGCCCTGCTCGGCCTGGAGGCCGACATCGAGGTCGTCGCCCAAGTGGCGCGCGGCGACGAGGTGCTGGCCGCGGTGCGCGAGCACGAGGTGGACGTGGCCCTCCTCGACATCGAGATGCCGGGCTGCACGGGCATCGAGGCGGCGGCCCAGGTCCACAAGGCACTTCCGGCGGTCAAGCTGGTGGTCCTCACCACCTTCGGCCGCCCCGGCTATCTGCGCACCGCCATGGAAGCGGGCGCCGACGCCTTCCTGGTGAAGGACGCTCCCGCCGCCCAACTGGCGCAGGCGGTACGGAAGGTGCTCGCGGGGGAGCGGGTCATCGATCCGACGCTGGCGGCGGCGGCCCTGGCGGAGGGCGCCAACCCGCTGACCGACCGCGAGCGCGAGGTGCTGCGCGCGGCGGCCGACGGCTCGACGAACGCGGAACTGGCCGCGACCCTGCACCTCTCGCAGGGCACGGTCCGCAACTACCTCTCCACGGCGATCCAGAAACTGGCGGTCCGCAACAGGGCGGAGGCGGTACGGATAGCGAGAGAGAAGGGCTGGCTGTAA